One Lacunisphaera limnophila DNA window includes the following coding sequences:
- a CDS encoding adenylate/guanylate cyclase domain-containing protein, producing MDFPKPIDKRPQLALSSKSGLITKIEEREALLKQRADELAELERNLLEQREHLDASRHELEDKSRALIEAELLLKNQRMLHQKQFARLMEQNDLVELRAELEKKEDDFRKKEDFFNQTQQRLSEQLSAREADLKKREAWVSAEHEKATSNHSRRLQAIVFTDVVSYSALMQANESRTIQKVRTDLQRMQTEGAGQGGMLINTMGDGMLMIFPSAIQAVRFSLAMQNTFNRNPDPDALRHRFGIHIADVALLPDGGIAGDGVNIAARLESKAPNGGICLSEIVYFIVKGKLTLPPSEVEEIALKNIAEPVAVYKYSPEVIRSMPDSTVSTPPQAVLTEEERTAVPFPFSAPADAGRPVQS from the coding sequence ATGGATTTCCCGAAACCGATCGACAAGCGTCCCCAGCTGGCCCTTTCCAGCAAATCGGGGCTGATTACCAAGATCGAGGAGCGTGAAGCCCTGCTGAAACAACGCGCCGACGAGCTCGCGGAGCTGGAGCGGAACCTGTTGGAGCAGCGGGAGCATCTGGATGCCTCCCGGCACGAACTGGAGGACAAGAGCCGGGCGCTGATCGAGGCCGAGCTCCTCCTGAAGAACCAGAGGATGCTCCACCAGAAGCAGTTCGCCCGCCTCATGGAGCAGAATGACCTGGTGGAACTCCGCGCCGAGCTGGAGAAGAAGGAGGATGATTTCCGGAAGAAGGAGGATTTCTTCAACCAGACGCAGCAGCGCCTGAGCGAGCAGCTTTCGGCGCGCGAGGCGGATCTCAAGAAACGCGAGGCCTGGGTATCGGCCGAGCACGAGAAGGCCACCTCGAACCACAGCCGGCGGCTGCAGGCCATCGTCTTCACCGACGTGGTGAGCTACTCGGCCCTGATGCAGGCGAACGAGAGCCGCACGATCCAGAAGGTCCGCACGGATCTCCAGCGCATGCAGACCGAGGGGGCCGGCCAGGGCGGCATGCTCATCAACACCATGGGTGATGGCATGCTCATGATCTTCCCCAGCGCGATCCAGGCGGTGCGCTTCTCGCTGGCCATGCAGAACACCTTCAACCGCAACCCGGACCCGGACGCGCTTCGCCACCGCTTTGGCATCCACATCGCCGACGTTGCGCTGTTGCCCGACGGGGGCATCGCCGGCGATGGCGTGAACATCGCCGCCCGTCTCGAATCCAAGGCGCCCAACGGCGGCATCTGCCTCAGCGAGATCGTGTATTTCATCGTGAAGGGCAAACTCACGCTGCCGCCGAGCGAGGTGGAGGAGATCGCCCTGAAGAACATCGCCGAGCCGGTGGCCGTCTACAAATATTCCCCCGAGGTGATCCGTTCCATGCCGGATAGCACCGTTTCCACCCCGCCGCAGGCCGTGCTGACGGAGGAGGAGCGGACGGCCGTCCCGTTCCCGTTCAGTGCGCCGGCTGACGCGGGCAGGCCGGTCCAGTCCTGA
- a CDS encoding tetratricopeptide repeat protein, with translation MNEPPEIPAWKEELDAIVGARAHGQLAAILPRLQQLDARHPNVAEIAYQLAWTCDVLGRDAEALPWYEKAVALGLPGNELAGALLGLGSTLRQLGQFERSASVLRSAQLQFPDNREFDAFLALTLHAAGQSGEALRVALDALCDTAEDPGIRAYQRAIRHAAAKL, from the coding sequence ATGAACGAACCACCGGAGATCCCCGCCTGGAAGGAGGAGCTCGACGCCATTGTCGGCGCGCGCGCGCACGGGCAGCTGGCCGCGATCCTGCCGCGCCTGCAGCAGCTCGACGCCCGCCATCCGAACGTAGCTGAGATCGCCTACCAGCTCGCCTGGACTTGCGACGTGCTCGGCCGCGACGCGGAGGCCCTGCCTTGGTATGAAAAGGCCGTGGCTCTCGGCCTGCCCGGGAATGAACTGGCCGGCGCGCTGCTCGGCCTCGGCTCCACCCTGCGCCAGCTCGGCCAGTTCGAGCGGTCCGCGTCGGTCCTGCGCTCAGCCCAGCTCCAGTTCCCCGACAACCGCGAGTTCGACGCCTTCCTCGCCCTCACGCTCCACGCGGCGGGCCAATCCGGCGAAGCCCTGCGCGTCGCCCTCGATGCCCTGTGCGACACCGCCGAGGACCCGGGCATCCGCGCCTACCAACGCGCAATCCGGCACGCGGCGGCCAAGCTTTGA
- the thrS gene encoding threonine--tRNA ligase has product MSMTPLEELRHSASHVLATAVLRLFPDAKLDIGPPTDTGFYYDIDLEHKLTADDLVKLEAEMKKIADENQRFDRKEVSREEAVEIIKARGQERYKLGRLADIPEGEKISFYTNGEFTDLCAGSHIRYTAKLKAFKLLSIAGAYHRGDETNQQLQRIYGTAFATKEELAAYLTQLEQAKLRDHRKLGRELKLFHIDEDVGQGLILWTPNGSILRQQLQDFISAELRKQGYSQVFTPHIGRLSLYKTSGHFPYYKDSQFPPVIERDNLDQLISSGCSCAEMSNRIDAVSVHLAEKVNKLTGAETIGKDRILPDDQLIDGFLLKPMNCPHHIKIFASQPHSYRDLPVRFAEFGTVYRWEQSGELNGMTRVRGFTQDDAHLFCTEEQVPQEIIGCLSLVKTVLTTLGMSDYRVRVGLRDPDSNKYTGDPANWDKAEAACRAAAQTLGVPFTEEPGEAAFYGPKIDFVIKDVIGREWQLGTVQVDYNLPVRFDLTYIGADNAAHRPVMIHRAPFGSMERFCGVLIEHFGGDFPLWLAPEQIRLVPISDKVMDYAQAVLAQLQGADLRVTLDTHSDKLGAKIRRAEIDKVPYVLVLGQKEAEAQSVSVRSRAKGDEGVHRVDDIITRFKQEVATRALPEKKVAAAVPPQPKA; this is encoded by the coding sequence ATGTCGATGACTCCGCTCGAAGAACTCCGCCACTCGGCCTCCCACGTGCTGGCGACCGCCGTCCTCCGTCTGTTTCCGGACGCCAAACTCGACATCGGTCCCCCGACCGACACTGGGTTCTACTACGACATCGACCTCGAGCACAAGCTGACCGCCGACGACCTCGTGAAGCTCGAGGCCGAGATGAAGAAAATTGCCGACGAGAACCAGCGCTTCGACCGCAAGGAGGTCTCCCGCGAGGAAGCCGTCGAGATCATCAAGGCCCGCGGCCAGGAACGCTACAAGCTGGGCCGCCTCGCCGACATTCCCGAGGGCGAGAAAATCTCCTTCTACACCAACGGCGAGTTCACCGACCTCTGCGCCGGCAGCCACATCCGCTACACGGCCAAGCTGAAGGCCTTCAAGCTCCTCTCCATCGCCGGCGCCTACCACCGCGGCGACGAGACCAACCAGCAGCTCCAGCGCATCTACGGCACCGCCTTCGCGACGAAGGAGGAACTGGCCGCCTACCTTACCCAGCTCGAGCAAGCCAAGCTCCGCGATCACCGCAAGCTCGGCCGCGAGTTGAAGCTGTTCCACATCGACGAGGACGTCGGCCAGGGCCTCATCCTCTGGACGCCCAACGGCTCGATCCTGCGCCAGCAGCTGCAGGACTTCATCTCCGCCGAGCTCCGCAAGCAAGGCTACTCGCAGGTCTTCACGCCGCACATCGGCCGCCTCTCGCTCTACAAGACCTCCGGCCACTTCCCCTACTACAAGGACTCGCAGTTCCCGCCCGTCATCGAGCGCGACAACCTCGACCAGCTCATCTCCTCCGGCTGCTCCTGCGCCGAGATGTCGAACCGCATCGACGCCGTCTCCGTGCACCTCGCCGAGAAGGTCAATAAGCTCACCGGCGCCGAGACCATCGGTAAGGATCGCATCCTACCCGACGACCAGCTCATCGACGGCTTCCTCCTGAAGCCGATGAACTGCCCGCACCACATCAAGATCTTCGCCTCGCAGCCGCACAGCTACCGCGACCTGCCCGTGCGCTTCGCCGAGTTTGGCACCGTTTACCGCTGGGAACAGTCCGGCGAGCTCAACGGCATGACCCGCGTCCGCGGCTTCACCCAGGATGACGCCCACCTCTTCTGCACCGAGGAACAGGTGCCGCAGGAAATCATCGGCTGCCTCTCGCTCGTGAAGACCGTGCTCACCACGCTCGGCATGTCCGACTACCGCGTGCGCGTCGGCCTGCGCGACCCCGACTCCAACAAGTACACCGGCGACCCGGCGAACTGGGACAAGGCCGAGGCCGCCTGCCGCGCCGCCGCCCAGACCCTCGGGGTGCCCTTCACCGAGGAGCCCGGCGAGGCCGCCTTCTACGGCCCGAAGATCGACTTCGTCATCAAGGACGTCATCGGCCGCGAGTGGCAGCTCGGCACCGTGCAGGTGGACTACAACCTGCCCGTCCGCTTCGACCTCACCTACATCGGCGCCGACAACGCCGCGCACCGCCCCGTCATGATCCACCGCGCCCCCTTCGGCTCGATGGAACGCTTCTGCGGCGTGCTCATCGAGCACTTCGGCGGCGACTTCCCGCTCTGGCTCGCGCCCGAGCAGATCCGCCTCGTGCCGATCAGCGACAAGGTGATGGACTACGCCCAGGCCGTCCTCGCCCAGCTACAGGGCGCCGACCTGCGCGTGACGCTCGACACCCACTCCGACAAGCTCGGCGCCAAGATCCGCCGCGCCGAGATCGACAAGGTGCCCTACGTCCTCGTGCTCGGCCAGAAGGAGGCGGAGGCCCAGAGCGTCTCCGTCCGCTCCCGCGCCAAGGGCGATGAGGGCGTGCACCGCGTCGACGACATCATCACCCGCTTCAAGCAGGAGGTTGCCACCCGCGCCCTCCCGGAAAAGAAGGTGGCCGCGGCGGTGCCCCCACAGCCCAAGGCCTGA
- the cysS gene encoding cysteine--tRNA ligase: MPIHLYDSLERKLKPLAPTHPDGTYRFYNCGPTVYAAAHIGNFRTFVVNDVIRRLLELEFPGRVKHVRNLTDVDDKTIKRARDEGRPLAEVTQQWTDKFHADCAALNCLRPHVEPTATGHIQEQVDMIDVLMKKGNAYRAADGSVYFKVSSFDGYGRLSRVKERELQVGSALAHKSQAVDADEKEDATDFALWKAHKADDGTNSWDSPWGPGRPGWHIECSAMSKKHLGDTIDLHTGGEDLLFPHHENEIAQSECCNDTLFAHHWYHSKHLLVDGAKMSKSLGNLYTLDDLKAKGFSPMALRYALLMGHPRKQLNFTLDGLHAAESALKSLRAFRTTLAATGGDAQAFAPVFAALHDDLNTPGALGALFTIINRGPAGVDAAAFDRVMLALGLNLAASEAAKTDVPAEITALADRRWAAKQAKDWAAADVLRKELTAAGWSMLDGKDGYKLEPVKK; the protein is encoded by the coding sequence ATGCCCATCCACCTGTACGATTCCCTCGAGCGGAAGCTGAAGCCCCTCGCCCCCACCCATCCGGATGGCACCTACCGTTTCTACAACTGCGGTCCGACCGTCTACGCCGCCGCCCACATCGGCAATTTCCGCACCTTCGTCGTCAACGACGTCATCCGCCGCCTGCTCGAACTCGAGTTCCCCGGCCGCGTGAAACATGTCCGCAACCTCACCGACGTCGACGACAAGACCATCAAGCGCGCGCGCGACGAGGGCCGTCCGCTCGCCGAGGTCACACAGCAGTGGACCGACAAATTCCACGCCGACTGCGCCGCCCTGAACTGCCTGCGGCCTCACGTCGAGCCCACCGCCACCGGCCACATCCAGGAGCAGGTCGACATGATCGACGTATTGATGAAGAAGGGGAACGCCTACCGCGCCGCCGACGGCTCCGTTTATTTCAAGGTCTCCTCCTTCGACGGCTACGGCCGCCTGTCCCGCGTGAAGGAGCGCGAGCTCCAGGTGGGCTCCGCCCTCGCGCACAAGTCGCAGGCCGTGGACGCGGACGAGAAGGAGGATGCCACCGATTTCGCCCTTTGGAAGGCGCACAAGGCGGATGACGGCACCAATTCCTGGGACAGCCCCTGGGGTCCCGGCCGCCCCGGCTGGCACATCGAGTGCAGCGCGATGAGCAAAAAACACCTCGGCGACACCATCGACCTCCACACCGGCGGCGAGGACCTGCTCTTCCCCCACCACGAAAACGAAATCGCCCAGAGCGAATGCTGCAACGACACACTCTTCGCCCACCACTGGTACCACAGCAAACACCTGCTGGTGGACGGTGCGAAGATGAGCAAGAGCCTCGGCAATCTCTACACCCTCGACGACCTCAAGGCGAAGGGCTTCAGCCCGATGGCGCTGCGTTACGCCCTGCTTATGGGCCACCCGCGCAAGCAGCTTAATTTCACCCTCGACGGCCTGCATGCGGCCGAAAGCGCCCTCAAATCCCTGCGGGCCTTCCGCACGACTCTCGCCGCCACCGGCGGCGACGCCCAGGCCTTCGCTCCCGTGTTCGCAGCCTTGCACGATGACCTGAACACCCCCGGCGCCCTCGGCGCCCTGTTCACGATCATCAACCGCGGACCGGCCGGGGTGGACGCGGCCGCCTTCGACCGCGTGATGCTCGCCTTGGGACTCAATCTAGCCGCCAGCGAGGCCGCCAAGACTGACGTACCCGCGGAGATCACCGCCCTCGCCGACCGGCGCTGGGCCGCCAAACAGGCCAAGGACTGGGCCGCCGCCGACGTTCTCCGCAAGGAACTCACCGCCGCCGGCTGGTCCATGCTGGACGGCAAGGACGGCTACAAGCTCGAGCCGGTGAAGAAGTAG